A section of the Dehalobacter sp. DCM genome encodes:
- a CDS encoding IS4 family transposase encodes MRKPVKEIENVLQNHGYSINNIICEVMKTFKLKTLCRKVGFLKQDGYSSAEILSLMLMLPLMLLKSVHALYKSDFQKVTTMKKDSIYRLKNNEKMPWRALLIGISKQFQRLVNPTNEVDEKSAFILDDTTLAKTGRRIEQMTQVFDHVAGKKGSKLGFKNLTLGFFDGKSLTPIDFTLQVEKPLKKARHRKERFKKQRDPKSAGAKRIRECHVSKISNGLDMIKRAVKQGFKAKYVLVDSWFSSYEFIQTIRGLDKKSMHLVCGVRQDTRKYRYKETSLNASQLKSVLKSEGNEKRCRKRNIRYFEVLVDYEGIGQIKLYFCRFPYQKKFRLFLSTDISLSLLSMLEIYSIRWTIEVFFKEAKQHLKLGTCQSRDFDAQIAHITTCYLLYTLLAYFRRVNAYESLEGLFAEIKDELIEKNVAERLWELFDDLLQVVITSIAKSGLVDILEFRNSSEYEHLKELFENSFLSNQLIALKNAS; translated from the coding sequence ATGCGGAAACCTGTCAAAGAAATTGAAAACGTACTCCAAAATCACGGCTATTCGATTAACAATATTATATGTGAAGTTATGAAGACGTTCAAGCTTAAAACGCTTTGCCGCAAAGTTGGTTTTCTGAAACAGGATGGTTACAGTTCCGCGGAAATCCTCTCACTAATGTTGATGTTGCCCCTAATGTTACTGAAAAGTGTCCACGCGTTATATAAAAGCGATTTCCAAAAGGTTACTACTATGAAGAAAGATTCCATATATCGACTGAAGAACAATGAAAAAATGCCTTGGAGAGCATTGCTGATCGGTATATCCAAACAGTTTCAACGATTGGTTAATCCTACGAACGAAGTGGATGAAAAGTCCGCTTTCATTCTAGATGATACAACTCTTGCTAAGACAGGTCGAAGAATTGAACAAATGACCCAGGTGTTTGACCATGTTGCAGGGAAGAAAGGTAGCAAATTAGGCTTTAAAAATTTAACCCTTGGTTTCTTCGATGGTAAAAGCCTCACGCCTATAGACTTCACTTTACAAGTGGAAAAGCCCTTAAAAAAGGCAAGGCACCGTAAAGAACGGTTCAAAAAGCAACGAGACCCCAAATCTGCTGGGGCTAAACGGATCAGAGAATGCCATGTTAGCAAAATTTCGAACGGTCTGGATATGATAAAACGGGCGGTAAAACAGGGGTTTAAGGCTAAATATGTCCTGGTTGACAGCTGGTTCAGCAGTTACGAGTTCATTCAAACGATTCGAGGATTAGACAAAAAATCGATGCATTTGGTCTGTGGTGTTCGGCAAGATACGAGGAAGTATCGCTACAAAGAGACTTCCCTTAATGCCAGCCAATTAAAATCGGTCCTCAAAAGTGAGGGAAACGAAAAACGCTGTAGGAAACGGAATATCCGTTATTTCGAAGTCCTTGTTGATTATGAAGGAATCGGACAAATCAAACTGTATTTTTGCCGGTTTCCCTATCAAAAGAAATTTAGACTGTTCCTCTCGACGGATATATCTCTTAGTTTATTGAGTATGTTGGAGATTTACAGTATCCGTTGGACCATCGAAGTCTTTTTTAAGGAAGCCAAGCAGCATTTGAAGCTCGGGACTTGTCAATCGAGGGATTTCGATGCGCAGATTGCCCATATCACGACCTGCTATCTCCTCTATACACTCCTAGCCTATTTTCGACGAGTAAACGCCTACGAATCCTTAGAAGGATTATTTGCGGAAATCAAGGACGAACTCATAGAGAAGAATGTAGCGGAGCGGCTCTGGGAATTATTTGATGATTTGCTGCAAGTGGTGATCACCAGCATCGCCAAGTCTGGTTTAGTGGACATTTTGGAATTTAGGAATTCCAGTGAATATGAACATTTGAAAGAACTATTTGAGAATTCTTTTCTTAGTAATCAGCTTATAGCCCTTAAAAATGCCAGTTAA
- a CDS encoding reductive dehalogenase: MRNFSYIRNMGYSARAHHCGNYQMILAPALVAAGLGEMSRTGESIVHPRLGFRFKAAAVTTDMPLEPDGPISFGAREFCVTCKKCATLCPSGAISQDDHPSKFNNYEKWPTDIKKCTSFRICNTKGAMCGVCMKSCPWNNKEDSWFHTVGIYAASKSKLAAKLLKNVDDFFGYGTEVIQENRWWLQWPELFKK, from the coding sequence GTGCGAAACTTCAGTTATATAAGAAACATGGGGTATTCGGCCCGGGCCCATCACTGCGGGAATTATCAAATGATTTTAGCACCGGCGCTCGTTGCCGCCGGGTTAGGCGAAATGTCGAGGACGGGTGAAAGTATTGTGCATCCGAGGCTCGGATTCCGATTTAAGGCGGCCGCCGTAACGACGGATATGCCTTTGGAACCAGATGGACCTATTTCTTTCGGAGCAAGGGAATTTTGCGTAACTTGCAAAAAATGCGCCACGCTATGTCCATCGGGTGCAATTAGTCAAGATGATCATCCGTCAAAGTTTAATAACTATGAAAAATGGCCCACAGATATTAAGAAATGCACATCTTTCCGTATTTGCAATACAAAAGGAGCCATGTGCGGAGTGTGTATGAAATCCTGTCCCTGGAACAATAAAGAGGATAGCTGGTTCCATACCGTGGGTATTTACGCTGCTTCCAAATCTAAGCTTGCTGCAAAATTATTGAAGAATGTCGATGATTTCTTCGGATATGGTACCGAAGTAATACAGGAGAACCGCTGGTGGCTTCAGTGGCCGGAACTATTTAAAAAGTAG
- a CDS encoding cation:proton antiporter encodes MAEGISYYPLLIIAVIALIIPLIVKKIKYISIPIVVGEIIAGIIIGKSGFDLIQGSEWLNLLYNLGFAFLMFMAGLEIDFEMIRSMARTKNVKWHQHPFLIALLLFATTFILSLFVSIGLKAIGLIPDIVIFTIILSSTSVGVVVPILKERDMLTTQYGQSVLLAALFSDLFTMLLLSSYITFKSADSMKDIALILLFIPIFIIIWKFGNVISKLPIIEQLAHKNSQIKIRASFALLILFIIIAQLLKTEVILGAFLVGVIISLVSDRKTSQVFHKLDAIAYGIFIPIFFIMVGVNFSFKDIVNNASSLFLLPILVLAVYAVTLSPVFFLKINYSWKRSIAATTLLSSRLSLIIATGAVALKLGIISSSLNGTIILVAIVTCTLSPPIFNWLTKD; translated from the coding sequence ATGGCCGAAGGAATATCTTATTATCCGCTCTTAATCATTGCAGTCATTGCTCTCATTATTCCACTCATCGTCAAAAAGATTAAATATATTTCTATCCCGATAGTCGTCGGGGAAATTATCGCAGGAATTATTATTGGGAAAAGCGGTTTTGACTTAATTCAAGGGAGCGAATGGCTAAACCTGCTCTATAATCTAGGATTTGCTTTTCTCATGTTTATGGCTGGGTTGGAAATTGATTTTGAGATGATCAGATCAATGGCAAGGACAAAGAATGTAAAATGGCACCAACACCCCTTTCTTATCGCCTTATTGCTATTTGCAACAACTTTTATTCTTTCGTTATTCGTATCAATTGGGCTTAAAGCCATTGGGTTAATACCCGATATCGTTATCTTCACAATTATTTTGTCCAGTACATCGGTCGGCGTTGTGGTTCCAATTCTAAAAGAACGTGATATGTTGACCACGCAATATGGGCAAAGCGTTTTACTGGCCGCGTTATTTTCGGATTTATTTACAATGTTGCTATTGTCGTCCTATATCACTTTCAAAAGCGCAGATTCCATGAAAGATATTGCTTTAATATTATTATTCATACCCATCTTTATCATTATCTGGAAATTTGGTAATGTTATTTCAAAATTACCGATTATTGAACAACTGGCCCATAAAAATTCTCAGATAAAAATTCGAGCATCATTTGCCCTTCTTATTTTATTTATCATCATTGCACAGCTTTTAAAGACTGAAGTTATTCTTGGCGCTTTCTTGGTGGGGGTTATTATTTCCTTAGTAAGTGATCGGAAAACAAGTCAGGTCTTTCATAAGCTGGACGCCATAGCCTATGGCATATTCATACCGATTTTCTTTATCATGGTTGGGGTTAATTTTAGCTTTAAGGATATTGTCAATAATGCAAGTTCGCTTTTCCTGTTGCCAATTTTAGTTCTTGCTGTTTACGCGGTTACCTTATCTCCGGTATTCTTCCTAAAAATCAATTATTCGTGGAAAAGATCAATTGCTGCAACGACTCTTCTATCATCAAGGCTGAGTTTAATCATTGCGACAGGTGCAGTGGCCCTAAAACTTGGAATTATTAGCAGTAGTTTAAACGGAACTATTATATTAGTAGCCATTGTAACTTGTACCTTGTCTCCGCCTATTTTCAATTGGTTGACGAAAGACTAA